In the genome of Danio rerio strain Tuebingen ecotype United States chromosome 23, GRCz12tu, whole genome shotgun sequence, one region contains:
- the mrgbp gene encoding MRG/MORF4L-binding protein, whose protein sequence is MGEAETVPSDEKPAETGVCTAEESIVWSQEVEVCLFHAMLGHKPVGVNRHFHMICIRDKFSQNIGRQVSSKVIWDHLSTMYDMQALHESEILPFPNSEKSFVLPEEIIQDVKEGKVGSEDDVKEEFKEESDPPATHEEGSNSSVKTSERSSSGREKERAEKGASGESGSGMKESTGEKRKRSRAVEKVMNSSNPSSPGGAKRRRT, encoded by the exons ATGGGGGAAGCGGAGACTGTGCCATCAGACGAAAAACCCGCAGAAACTGGCGTCTGTACAGCCGAAGAATCGATTGTATGGAGTCAGGAAGTCGAAGTGTGTCTTTTTCACGCCATGCTCGGTCACAAACCCGTAG GGGTGAATCGTCATTTCCACATGATCTGTATTCGTGATAAGTTCAGTCAAAATATCGGCAGACAGGTGTCATCTAAAGTCATCTGGGATCACCTGAGTACTATGTATGACATGCAGGCTCTG CATGAATCAGAAATACTTCCATTTCCAAACTCTGAAAAGAGCTTTGTGCTTCCAGAAGAGATCATACAGGACGTCAAGGAAG GTAAAGTGGGATCTGAAGATGACGTGAAAGAGGAGTTCAAAGAAGAGAGCGACCCTCCTGCAACCCATGAAGAAG GCAGCAATTCCTCCGTGAAGACGTCGGAGAGATCGAGCAGCGGCCGAGAGAAAGAGCGGGCCGAGAAGGGGGCCTCAGGTGAGTCGGGCAGCGGGATGAAGGAATCGACTGGGGAAAAAAGGAAGAGGAGCCGAGCCGTGGAGAAGGTGATGAACTCCAGCAACCCCTCCAGTCCCGGAGGAGCCAAACGCCGCAGGACGTAA
- the mrgbp gene encoding MRG/MORF4L-binding protein isoform X2 has product MGEAETVPSDEKPAETGVCTAEESIVWSQEVEVCLFHAMLGHKPVGVNRHFHMICIRDKFSQNIGRQVSSKVIWDHLSTMYDMQALHESEILPFPNSEKSFVLPEEIIQDVKEGKVGSEDDVKEEFKEESDPPATHEEGLGPSMAGQDFARQQFLREDVGEIEQRPRERAGREGGLR; this is encoded by the exons ATGGGGGAAGCGGAGACTGTGCCATCAGACGAAAAACCCGCAGAAACTGGCGTCTGTACAGCCGAAGAATCGATTGTATGGAGTCAGGAAGTCGAAGTGTGTCTTTTTCACGCCATGCTCGGTCACAAACCCGTAG GGGTGAATCGTCATTTCCACATGATCTGTATTCGTGATAAGTTCAGTCAAAATATCGGCAGACAGGTGTCATCTAAAGTCATCTGGGATCACCTGAGTACTATGTATGACATGCAGGCTCTG CATGAATCAGAAATACTTCCATTTCCAAACTCTGAAAAGAGCTTTGTGCTTCCAGAAGAGATCATACAGGACGTCAAGGAAG GTAAAGTGGGATCTGAAGATGACGTGAAAGAGGAGTTCAAAGAAGAGAGCGACCCTCCTGCAACCCATGAAGAAG GTCTGGGTCCCAGTATGGCTGGCCAGGATTTTGCGAG GCAGCAATTCCTCCGTGAAGACGTCGGAGAGATCGAGCAGCGGCCGAGAGAAAGAGCGGGCCGAGAAGGGGGCCTCAGGTGA
- the mrgbp gene encoding MRG/MORF4L-binding protein isoform X1, producing the protein MGEAETVPSDEKPAETGVCTAEESIVWSQEVEVCLFHAMLGHKPVGVNRHFHMICIRDKFSQNIGRQVSSKVIWDHLSTMYDMQALHESEILPFPNSEKSFVLPEEIIQDVKEGKVGSEDDVKEEFKEESDPPATHEEGLGPSMAGQDFARYGQKKTFCSVPKLQLELSTGQLITRGLCRQPSETSDHAAIPP; encoded by the exons ATGGGGGAAGCGGAGACTGTGCCATCAGACGAAAAACCCGCAGAAACTGGCGTCTGTACAGCCGAAGAATCGATTGTATGGAGTCAGGAAGTCGAAGTGTGTCTTTTTCACGCCATGCTCGGTCACAAACCCGTAG GGGTGAATCGTCATTTCCACATGATCTGTATTCGTGATAAGTTCAGTCAAAATATCGGCAGACAGGTGTCATCTAAAGTCATCTGGGATCACCTGAGTACTATGTATGACATGCAGGCTCTG CATGAATCAGAAATACTTCCATTTCCAAACTCTGAAAAGAGCTTTGTGCTTCCAGAAGAGATCATACAGGACGTCAAGGAAG GTAAAGTGGGATCTGAAGATGACGTGAAAGAGGAGTTCAAAGAAGAGAGCGACCCTCCTGCAACCCATGAAGAAG GTCTGGGTCCCAGTATGGCTGGCCAGGATTTTGCGAGGTATGGACAGAAGAAAACGTTTTGCTCTGTTCCAAAACTCCAGCTTGAGCTCAGTACAGGCCAGCTCATTACCAGAGGCCTCTGTAGACAGCCTTCAGAGACCTCTGACCAT GCAGCAATTCCTCCGTGA